In the genome of Labrus bergylta chromosome 7, fLabBer1.1, whole genome shotgun sequence, the window TCTCATCGCCACCCAAAGTTCAACATATTCAAAAATTAATCCCACTTCTCCCActcagacacagacaaacattacattacattcatTACTTCAGTGTCTCTGAATGTGATCTGATTTGTGTGACCCATTTAGGGTGTGCAATATTGCTGAAAAGCTCTCTTGGAAGACATGCCGTCATCAAACTGTTACCTTAGGTGATCTCTGAAACGAGCAAAGTGCACAGTCCGTCTCTCCTCCAATCTCTTTAAGAGGGAACCCTGCATTCTCACGACAAACTCAGTGGTGGgaagggaaataaaaaaggacaataATTTTTGGTTTCTGGATACACTTGTGGACACATTTCCAAACAAACAGGTAAAGCTAAATGACACAAAGTTGAATGGACAACGGGGTTTAAACAAATACTTATAACAAATCACAGCGTGTGGTTATAATACTATACATAGAACAATTGATATTTTCATGAGGTGCTATATATACCTATCAATAGGTTTTGGATTTTATTACTATATTCAAAGATGGAATGTCCTGTAGAAAATGTTCCATAATTGTCCATTATCCTCCCAGATCCATTCgctctgattaaaaatgaaaccacTGATCTCCAATCTGGTTAGAAAAACACACCCTCCTACTAGAAAATTCCACAAAGTAGTGGCTGAACCAACACCAAGAAGAAGATGGTCTCCCTTTTATGATCAGGCGTAAAAGGAGGGTGTGTCTGAACCTCACAAGTTAGACGGAAGTTTGGACTGTTTCTGTTCGGCCTCTGACATTGCAGAGGGAGATCTAGTGTAGGGAGAATGACCGCTGATGGGAAGGTTCTGAGGTTCTGACCCTGAATGTGTCCGACTGATGGGAGTGGCTTGCCCTGGGATTTGGCTGTAAGGTTTACTGACGGCCATGGGAGAGGAGAAGGGACTTGACGCCCCCAGCGCCGCCTCTGAGAAGCCGCTCATGGCCAAAGGCCTGTCCTGGTGTATGGAGCTGTGAGAGCCTGAGATTGTCTTTATTTCCTGGGTAAAGAGGTCTGCCGAGTACTGGGCCCTCTCTGTGGGGGAACACGCCACCCTTGCAGGGCATGAGGTCTGAGGGAGATGAGGGCTGTGGGAGCCCGCGATGCTGGGGAGCTCACTGTGGTAAACTGTCCTCCCGGTTGCAGGGCTCTGTATGTTGGGACTCTGGATGGGAGGCGTGTAGCAGGGTGAAGCATCAGCAGAGCCATACTGGGCAAGGGAGGCGAGGGCCGAGTGCTCAGGGAGAACCTGGGGGAGAAAAACAGACTGGAGACCTGCAAGGCTGTGCTGAGCTAGGGAGGCTGCGGCCCCGGCCCCGGCCGTGGCTGCAGACCCAGGCTGAGTAAATCCGGTTGAGCACCGCGTGCTGGTGATGAAAGGAAACTGCGGGAGGGTCAGACCACTAGTTATCCTCCCTGCTTTATCATGACTGTACCCCATCTGCTGCATGCTGCCGTGAGAGGGCGGCTGCAGCTGGCTTAGGATAGGGCTGACCGAGCTGCAGATCAGAGGGTTTAAGGTGGAGGCAGAGGGGGCTGGGAATCTGCCTACTAGCCTCCCTGCTGCCCCCTGTTGGAGTAAACCTATGGGGAGTGGCGGGGTGGTCATAGCACCATGGAAAGGCTGAGAGTGGAGCTGGGCAGAGCAGGTGTATGAGACAGTGGTCTGGCCGATTGGGTAGACTGGGGTCATGTTGGAGTGGGGAGGATGGGGAAAGGGCTGGTGGGAGGCCAGAGGGGTCAGAGGCTGCAGGCTGCTGGTAAAGATGGGTTGGGACATCATGGTGGGTGACACATGAGAAGGAGCCCTGAGGGACGCCAATGTGGGAGTCTCAACCCCAGGTCTGAACTTCATAGGGCTGGCAGGAGAGACAGGccctgagccacagctgctggAGGTGTTGGCTCCAGCATAGAACCTCTTTGAATGGCTGATGGGGTCCTTCAGGGAGCCAGAGCCCATTCCCAAAGCGTGATGGAAGAGTATGGGGGGCAGCTGGGCCTGGTGGGCCAGGGCCAGAGCCAGCGGGGTggtggcagcagcagcctgaAGTGGGGCCTGAACCAGCGGGGCCCAGATGACCGGGGTGGGAGACGGGGGTGCAGGGAGGTTCAGGCTAgtctggatcagctgtgtgcaCTGGGCCATGTCACGGTCATGCTGCACTATTCTTTGGATGATCTCGCTTTCTTGGAAGTTCAGAGTACCAGAGCTTTGGTGATGCTGGACTTTATTCTGGAGAACAGAATTCCTTTTCCCTGTTGAAGAAAACTCAAATGAATATactgctgttttcatttttttcatttatgagAAACGTGTCATATTTTAGGACTAATCATaacagaaaagatgaaaaaggagaaaaacagaaaatgtttctgcattaactattccctctctctccctctctctccctctctctctctctctctctccctctgtctctctccctatGAACACTGCAGGGATGTTGTTTTAACACAACACTTTGTCACACAAGTGTTCCAAATCATTACAGTCTGCTTGAGGAGCCAAATATGGGAGTTAGAATAAACCATTTaataataaacaatatttaattcttgtttttttattcagttaaaTCAGAGGAGCATCCTAAATGCATATATTATTTGATGACCTGATATATTTCTTTTATGTATGGATTTGTTTGCATAATTAAAGTTCcaatgcatgtttaaaaaaaaaatcatctaatgattcattcatttgtcTTTAACTTGAATTCACAGCCCCAATAACCACCGTCACCGTCAAGTTTTCTACAATTAACAGAAAAATCTTTGCTCAGGTTAGgccagaaataaaatgaaaacaaagatggagcgaaacaaaacaacaaaaacatatataaaaaaaaactcaccgaTGCGGTCCAGGCGGTCGAGGGCTACAGTCTCAAACGCCCTCCTCATCATGGGATACTCCTCCAGCACCTCGTTGAAGTTGTCCACAGACAGAGAGTACAGCCGACAGTAGTTATCCGCTCGCACGCTGGCCGTCCTCCTGCCGCGGGTCAGCAGGCAGATCTCTGcaaagagaggggggaaaaaacattcaattatcTCTGTGAGACAGTTTTTTGAGATGACCTTTCCTGCTGAGAACACATCAGCGATTCACCTCAGATATATATCTTAATTTAGTAATTAATATGAAGAGTGGTACACTTATTTTCAAGTATTGAGATACATTACAAGCACATTTCTATCTTTTCATATCCATTCATAAAAGAAAGGGTAAAAGAGTATTATTAGTTTGAGACCATCAAACATGAAAAGGCTGGTGCCTCTGAGCTCCACAGATGGAGCACTTAATGCAATTCCTGCAGCTTACAGTTTGTCCTGACCTCATCTGTCGTGCCAgatcaggaaaataaaataatgcgccattaaaaaaaaaaaaaagtagacatATTTTTCAGGACAGACATATTGAGGATATGCAAAtgaaacacagactcacacgcTCTCGCGCTTCCCTCTCCTGTTTACCGATTTTAGCTATTTATTTCACATGACAGCATGGGATTTCAGATATCATTATTAAACCAAACACgacttcattattttatttgaacttgCTCAGTAGTTTAAAGCCAAATAGATATATAAACCACTCTGTTGTTAtatcagaaatgttttctttagaaaaacatacatttttacaaatagACTACATTTTTTGTATATAACAAAATGTAGGCagcttttaaattaaataaaaagcagtaaagtaaaaatgtgttttggtgaATGATACTTAACTTTGCTACAAAGCCAGATTACAACAACAGCTTCCTGGGACCATATCAGGGGCAGTGACAAATGGTGAGTTGGATTtcagttttaaatattttgttaacAAAGGGAAAACCTAACAAATGGAATCAAAGATCACAAAGCTTTGCTCCTCTTAGTCCTGCTCCCTTTTAAGGAGATGATGGGGACAATTTTTCCCAGCCGTAATAGTCGGGGAAGTTAATCTGCTGAGTGCCGgagcaaaataaatcaaaacaatcatACAATCACCGCTCCTTCACATACATCCAAGCTGACTTACAGCCAGCTACAGAAACACATTAGcatgtagcacacacacacacacactcacacactcacacactcacacactcacacactcacacactcacacactcacacagggcTGTTTGCAGACATTACCTCCAAAATAGGAGCCGTCAGAGAGCTTGGTGTCTTTGCTGCTCTTGGTCAGCACACTGACGACTCCGTGCTGGATGAAGTACATCTTCTTGCCGATGGTTCCCTCTCTGATGATGTAGTCGCCGGGCTGAAAGACCTCGAAGCGCAGCTTGGTCAGCATGGAGGTGACAAAGTTTGGATCAGCGTTGGCGAACAGAGGCATGGAGGCCACAAGCTTACGACAGTTAAAGTTAATGATCTCctgcaggaaaaacacacaagaggaaaaaaagtttgatattATAACTACCTGTAAATAAAGTCCGTCACATCCCCCATGTCACGGCATGTTAATGCATGTGTACATTTCAATCATGATAAAAGCAGGACGGTTAACAGCTTAGTGCTCAGTTAATGAGGTTCTCTGCCTGCATACAGTCTCCGGCCATTACTAATCAGATTACATGACTATTAACAATAATGTACAAAGTAAGAGGGCCATATTAGATTACGCAAATAATTAACTGTAAAGCGCTTAGAGGAAGGATGTTCACTTATTTACAGCTCGATGCAAAGGACCGCAAAtctttgaaacaaaaatgtatttaaggtttttaaacatttgctcAATGGTTTATAAAGAAAGCAAGCTGATGTAAGCACATTGTCAAGATGTTATTTTCCCACCGTATTGAACAGAGagatcttctttttaaaaagagctgaatTTATGAgaacattatttttaaacagcagcctCCCTTCCTGGATTATCTAGAATGTAAGAGGTTAGAAGTTCACCTGTGTCTCtcattgattcatttatttagttGTCTTAGTTATTAttgtttaatttcatttaatttggATGATTTGACTGTAGTGTGTCCATTGTATTATCATTTATGTTTCCTACAGTactgtatttttctttgtataCATATGTCTGTAAATTTGCTCCaatttgaagaaataaaataaaatacagcagTTTCTCTTGAAAGATTCTTCACAGTGAGAATTATAGATGGGGACAAAAAGTCAATAAACACGTGCATATATCATAGTGTGTTATAAACCaccttgttattttttacaaagTGCTTATGGATGTTTCACAGGCAGCAACTTTTACTTGTGATAGAAGTCAGCTTCATGATGACTCAGCACTTTTATCATTAAGACAAGAACAAAAGAAGATGACTTTTGACCTCTCTCAGTGGCTCATTCAGCTCCTCCAGGATGCTCTCCTCATCAAACATCTTGCCCTGGTATCGATGCTCGTAGTAGTCATGGATCCTCTGACGCATGTCAGCGGGGAGTTTGTGGAAGGACATGTACTGCTCCACCTGTTTATACTGTAACGACGACACAATAAATAGATGAAAATACTAACAGAAACACATGGAACTGTAACTATAACCGCACTAGTGACTGAGACAAAATGCAAAGTCATGTGACAATGAATATATTAAACTGATTGATGTGTTGGATTAGCTGTGCACTATAATGTGTCTCATTATGTTAACTGTCAGACCATCTGTGAATCCTGCCCACAGAGCAATGCTGCGCCTCCGTCCCATCTGACAAATACAGCGGCTCTACGCAGGCTGCAGCTAATAACATTAACTACTGTGTCCTTCAGCCTGTACTCCACCAGCACGGCACATatgagcagagtgtgtgtgtgctcaatCTATGTATGTTTTATCCCACTGGAGGACATCTCACTCAAATGTCTTTCTATTTTCTgtgttaaaatatatataaataaataacacttgTGCATTAACATGCAATAAAGTGCTGTTGTCTGTGTTAGTCTGACCATTAAAAGGCAGGTAGATAAAGTTTGTATACTGATGTTGTGGACTAGAAGTATGAAGCGCAATTAAACTCATATTATTGTAGTTAATACTCCAGTCCATGCAATGGCTACTCTCCAACACTGACTTCAGCTCTCttaaagaaaaacctttttttctttcagacatCCGCAGACCAAACACCCACCTTCTCCTGGTACTGCCTCCTGGAGGAGTCCAGAGACTGAATGAGGGCAGTCGCATGCCCCACAAACATGGCGAAGCAGGTAGCGCCCACGATCATGCTGAGGATGGTGAGCCACACGTCAGCCATGCCGATGGGGGGGTACAGGCCGTACCCGATGCACAGCATGTGACTCATGGCCTTGAACAGGGCGTAGGAGTACTGCTG includes:
- the LOC110004000 gene encoding potassium/sodium hyperpolarization-activated cyclic nucleotide-gated channel 3-like, giving the protein MERFQSSMRKRLYSLPQNIGQKPFMMDEGDNGDKDTKRKSIRLKHLSSASPASSCRSIEEARSEDLGREREVIVKTNLNGDCRLFRGSISSITGRHAPGSDPAEQRRLIPEADAGISESFPGEHGPGPQQRGAGGLSGASGQASAFDQSSFIKLEGTEQIIPEDERLYQAGFMHRQFGAMLQPGVNKFSLRMLGSERAVEHERERVKSAGFWIIHPYSDFRFYWDLTMLLLMVGNLIIIPVGITFFKDEHTPPWIVFNVVSDTFFLMDLVLNFRTGIVKEDNTEIILDPQQIKIKYLKSWFVVDFISSIPVDYIFLIVETRIDSDFYKTARALRIVRFTKILSLLRLLRLSRLIRYIHQWEEVFHMTYDLASAMVRIMNLIGMMLLLCHWDGCLQFLVPMLQDFPADCWVTRNKMVNDTWGQQYSYALFKAMSHMLCIGYGLYPPIGMADVWLTILSMIVGATCFAMFVGHATALIQSLDSSRRQYQEKYKQVEQYMSFHKLPADMRQRIHDYYEHRYQGKMFDEESILEELNEPLREEIINFNCRKLVASMPLFANADPNFVTSMLTKLRFEVFQPGDYIIREGTIGKKMYFIQHGVVSVLTKSSKDTKLSDGSYFGEICLLTRGRRTASVRADNYCRLYSLSVDNFNEVLEEYPMMRRAFETVALDRLDRIGKRNSVLQNKVQHHQSSGTLNFQESEIIQRIVQHDRDMAQCTQLIQTSLNLPAPPSPTPVIWAPLVQAPLQAAAATTPLALALAHQAQLPPILFHHALGMGSGSLKDPISHSKRFYAGANTSSSCGSGPVSPASPMKFRPGVETPTLASLRAPSHVSPTMMSQPIFTSSLQPLTPLASHQPFPHPPHSNMTPVYPIGQTTVSYTCSAQLHSQPFHGAMTTPPLPIGLLQQGAAGRLVGRFPAPSASTLNPLICSSVSPILSQLQPPSHGSMQQMGYSHDKAGRITSGLTLPQFPFITSTRCSTGFTQPGSAATAGAGAAASLAQHSLAGLQSVFLPQVLPEHSALASLAQYGSADASPCYTPPIQSPNIQSPATGRTVYHSELPSIAGSHSPHLPQTSCPARVACSPTERAQYSADLFTQEIKTISGSHSSIHQDRPLAMSGFSEAALGASSPFSSPMAVSKPYSQIPGQATPISRTHSGSEPQNLPISGHSPYTRSPSAMSEAEQKQSKLPSNL